One Fundulus heteroclitus isolate FHET01 chromosome 11, MU-UCD_Fhet_4.1, whole genome shotgun sequence DNA segment encodes these proteins:
- the sumf2 gene encoding inactive C-alpha-formylglycine-generating enzyme 2, which translates to MDVRSVSWIFAVVLLPGLAAGEMVNVPGGRLLMGTRAADGRDGESPVREVEVQSFSLDKYPVTNSLFRDFVRAMKYKTEAETFGWSFVFQDFVSDELKSKVTQRIESAPWWLPIERAFWRQPAGPGSGILERLDFPVVQVSWNDAQAFCRWKGNRLPTEEEWEWAARGGLQGRTYPWGNKFQPNRTNLWQGTFPDEDTAEDGYHGTSPVTAFPPQNSYGLYDMMGNTWEWTSTPFPAARPTYVLRGASWIDTADGSANHKARITTRMGNTPDSASDNLSFRCAASLGKKQAKGNDKAEL; encoded by the exons ATGGACGTTAGATCCGTTTCCTGGATATTTGCTGTGGTTTTACTGCCAGGGTTGG CCGCCGGGGAGATGGTGAACGTCCCCGGAGGAAGGCTGCTGATGGGGACCCGAGCAGCGGACGGCAGGGACGGAGAGTCCCCCGTCAGGGAGGTGGAGGTCCAGTCCTTCAGTTTAGACAAATATCCGGTCACAAATTCACTTTTCAG AGACTTTGTTCGAGCAATGAAGTATAAAACTGAAGCTGAGACTTTTGGATGGAGTTTTGTCTTCCAGGACTTTGTTTCAGATGAGCTGAAGAGCAAAGTTACTCAGAGAATTGAG TCTGCCCCCTGGTGGTTGCCCATAGAACGAGCATTTTGGAGACAG CCTGCAGGGCCGGGTTCAGGCATCCTGGAGCGTCTGGACTTCCCGGTGGTTCAGGTGAGCTGGAACGACGCGCAGGCGTTCTGCAGGTGGAAAGGCAACAGACTGCCCACAGAGGAGGAGTGGGAGTGGGCTGCTCGTGGAGGGCTGCAGG GTCGGACTTATCCGTGGGGGAACAAGTTCCAGCCCAACAGGACCAACCTGTGGCAG ggaACGTTTCCAGATGAAGACACAGCAGAGGATGGATATCATGGCACCTCGCCTGTCACTGCATTTCCTCCTCAGAACAGTTACG GACTGTACGACATGATGGGAAACACGTGGGAGTGGACGTCCACACCGTTCCCGGCAGCTCGGCCGACGTACGTGCTACGCGGCGCCTCCTGGATCGACACGGCGGACGGCTCGGCCAATCACAAGGCGCGGATCACAACCAG GATGGGTAACACCCCGGACTCTGCCTCGGACAACCTGAGCTTCAGGTGTGCCGCCAGCCTGGGGAAGAAACAAGCCAAGGGGAATGACAAAGCGGAGCTATAG
- the LOC118564543 gene encoding claudin-4-like encodes MASQRLQILGILLSFIGWMGIIITCALPMWKVGAFIGGNIITAQVILEGLWMNCVTQSTGQMQCEVYDSLLQLPQDLQAARAMVIISVIVGVFGILTAIVGGKCTNCMENKASKAKACIVSGVIFIITALLILIPVSWSAHIIIRDFYNPMVISAQKREFGPALYIGWGSAGLLLLGGGLLCSNCPPKNSRTYISAKFSQAKTLSTNE; translated from the coding sequence ATGGCTTCTCAGAGGCTTCAGATCCTTGGTATCCTGCTGTCCTTCATCGGCTGGATGGGTATAATCATCACCTGCGCTCTTCCCATGTGGAAGGTCGGTGCTTTCATTGGGGGGAACATCATCACCGCACAGGTGATCTTGGAGGGCCTGTGGATGAACTGTGTGACCCAGAGTACAGGGCAAATGCAGTGTGAAGTGTACGACTCCTTACTGCAGTTGCCTCAGGACCTGCAGGCTGCCAGGGCCATGGTGATCATCTCTGTGATTGTTGGGGTGTTTGGCATACTGACTGCCATTGTTGGAGGGAAATGCACCAACTGCATGGAGAATAAGGCATCCAAAGCTAAAGCCTGCATCGTCTCTGGAGTGATCTTCATAATAACAGCCTTACTGATCCTGATACCGGTGTCCTGGTCAGCTCACATTATCATCAGAGACTTCTACAACCCGATGGTGATCTCAGCACAGAAACGGGAGTTTGGCCCTGCTCTCTACATCGGCTGGGGctctgcaggtctgctgcttcTAGGAGGGGGTCTGCTATGCAGCAACTGCCCCccaaagaacagcagaacctaCATATCTGCCAAGTTCAGCCAAGCAAAAACCCTGTCAACAAATGAGTAA
- the LOC105924639 gene encoding claudin-4-like: MASQKIWILGILLSFIGWLGTIITCALPMWIVFIGDMDTVYWNGLWKACELRTSTQEKRCIYYQLEHYFLAQEMLVGRVMVILSLIVGVFGIPLGVVGGKLTNCIENEASKAKACIVSGVIFIIAALLILIPVSWSAHVIISGSYEKYLIGLTRLELGAALYIGWASAVLLFVGGGLLCSNFLLSLNRPFTPANIGLARAV; encoded by the coding sequence ATGGCTTCTCAGAAGATCTGGATCCTTGGTATCCTGCTGTCCTTCATTGGTTGGCTGGGCACAATCATCACCTGTGCTCTGCCCATGTGGATTGTCTTCATTGGTGACATGGACACAGTGTATTGGAATGGTCTATGGAAGGCCTGTGAGCTCCGGACAAGCACGCAGGAAAAGAGGTGCATTTACTACCAGCTTGAGCACTATTTTCTGGCTCAGGAGATGCTAGTTGGCAGAGTCATGGTGATACTCTCCTTGATCGTTGGGGTGTTTGGAATACCCCTGGGCGTCGTTGGAGGGAAGCTCACCAACTGCATTGAAAATGAGGCGTCCAAAGCCAAAGCCTGCATCGTCTCTGGAGTGATCTTCATAATAGCAGCCTTACTGATCCTGATACCGGTGTCCTGGTCAGCTCACGTTATCATCAGTGGCTCGTACGAAAAATACTTGATCGGGTTAACGAGATTGGAGCTCGGCGCTGCGCTCTACATCGGCTGGGCCTCTGCAGTCCTGTTGTTTGTGGGAGGGGGTCTGCTATGCAGCAACTTCCTTCTATCGCTCAACAGACCCTTCACACCTGCTAATATCGGCCTTGCAAGAGCCGTGTAA